The following coding sequences lie in one Deltaproteobacteria bacterium genomic window:
- a CDS encoding DUF1343 domain-containing protein produces MASIALGIDALLLTKPQWLTTARLGLLANQASVDSQLIHTSQRLLAAGAHLTALFSPQHGYHGEQQANMVESANFVDEELKIPVFSLYSDTRKPTAEMLDLIDILLIDLQDVGTRVYTFGTTLALCLEAARQHGVRVVVLDRPNPVGGLHVEGNILDMERRSFVGYFPVPMRHGLTLAEMARFYNMEFGLVAQLETFVMAGWSRAMFFRQTGLNWVPPSPNLPTPESALVYPGQVILEGTNLSEGRGTTTPFELWGGPYVQPRKILEKLADPELEGALLRPAVFQPCFDKWSGQQCYGFQIHVTSADKYKPFATSLSLLQATILSHPDEFAWLPPPYEYEFHHLPIEIILGSSTLHKDLEAGVPIRDLLDSWAPHLKDYQECCQPYLLYRD; encoded by the coding sequence ATGGCATCAATTGCTCTCGGTATCGACGCCCTTCTTCTGACAAAGCCGCAGTGGCTCACCACAGCGCGACTGGGGCTGCTCGCCAATCAGGCTTCAGTCGACAGCCAGCTCATTCATACCAGTCAGCGACTGTTGGCTGCCGGCGCTCATCTGACAGCCCTTTTTTCTCCGCAGCATGGATATCATGGTGAACAACAGGCAAACATGGTCGAATCCGCCAACTTTGTGGATGAGGAACTCAAGATTCCCGTGTTCAGCCTGTACAGTGATACCAGGAAGCCCACTGCTGAAATGTTAGATCTCATCGACATACTGCTCATCGACCTCCAGGACGTGGGCACCCGCGTCTACACTTTCGGAACTACCCTGGCACTCTGCCTGGAGGCAGCCAGGCAGCATGGCGTCAGGGTTGTGGTGCTGGACAGGCCGAATCCTGTGGGCGGCCTCCACGTCGAAGGCAATATTTTGGACATGGAACGGCGCTCTTTTGTGGGCTACTTCCCTGTGCCCATGCGCCACGGCCTCACCCTAGCGGAAATGGCCCGCTTTTACAACATGGAATTCGGCCTTGTGGCTCAGCTCGAGACCTTTGTCATGGCAGGCTGGTCGAGAGCTATGTTTTTTCGCCAGACAGGGCTTAACTGGGTGCCGCCGTCACCCAACCTGCCCACGCCGGAGTCCGCCCTAGTTTATCCAGGCCAGGTAATCCTGGAAGGCACAAACCTCTCAGAAGGCAGGGGTACCACCACTCCTTTTGAACTCTGGGGCGGACCTTATGTACAGCCAAGAAAAATCTTGGAGAAACTGGCAGACCCTGAACTGGAGGGGGCCCTGCTGAGACCTGCTGTGTTTCAGCCCTGTTTCGACAAGTGGTCCGGCCAACAATGCTATGGTTTCCAGATCCATGTCACCTCAGCTGATAAGTATAAACCCTTTGCCACCTCTCTCAGCCTCCTCCAGGCCACAATTCTATCTCATCCAGACGAGTTCGCCTGGCTGCCGCCGCCCTATGAATATGAGTTTCATCATCTACCCATAGAGATCATTCTCGGTAGTTCCACCCTGCACAAAGATCTAGAGGCAGGAGTGCCCATAAGGGATCTGCTTGACAGTTGGGCTCCGCACCTCAAAGACTACCAGGAATGCTGCCAACCGTATCTACTTTACCGGGATTGA
- a CDS encoding DEAD/DEAH box helicase — MQQFVKFLKTAELPGARLAHYQFLPRRSARYGSLRQPLAPQLQNGLAQLGIRRLYQHQVEALDLCRQGKNVVVATPTATGKSLIYNLALFELLTGQERGHGLYLFPLKALAQDQLQAFLSVNQTLPEEMQLRAAIYDGDTAPTERRRIKKQMPDLIISNPDMLHLALLPFHQQWEKFFRRLKLVVLDEVHTYRGIFGSHITQIFRRLQRVCRLYGSRPQFILLSATIANAAQFAATLTGLPFAAVDANGAPQAGRHFFFVNPELSATTVAGRLFVHALRRGLKTIAFTQARKTTEILHMTVSQTAPEFSSRVSSYRAGFLAEERRHIEQGLASGQVAGVISTSALEMGIDIGGLDVCILVGYPGTIINTWQRSGRVGRGGRDSVVILVAQADALDQYFMRYPDDFFRRSFETAVVDPDNQQVVEAHLPCAAAELPMRLDTDLYGDNGPLRQCLTRLEKQGKLLRSAAGDEWYAASRRPHRMVDIRTVGKGYTIIQEPEKEVVGKNDGVRVFKECHPGAVYLHRGQQYLVTRLDLKRCNVLVKPTNVRYYTRALSSKDTRILAVERSRPVGNFLARFGRLRVTEQVVEYEKRSLYSGELLAREPLELPPQSFETMGFWLEIEDLVQEMIRRRNFHFMGGIHALEHALISMFPLFALCDRNDIGGIAIPLHPQLHKSAVFVYDGTPGGVGLAARGFDMIEELLRKTSDLVASCPCDSGCPSCIHSPKCGSGNKPLDKQATILLSRILLDELPLHSEVGEETEVDLQIQASESQEVAASEPAIACLDLETQRLADEVGGWGNIHLMRLAVAVLYDQRAERFEVFDEQRVEQLIERLSQFDLLVGFNIKRFDFRVLGAYTSFDLQQLPTFDILEDIYQRLGFRIALGHLAEQTLGQPKSADGIQAVRWFQQGNLQALISYCQEDVRITWRLFEFGLQNGYLLYTTRQGKAVRLPLDWQLETIIRQAQNSRGGAVSSQSR, encoded by the coding sequence ATGCAACAATTTGTGAAATTCCTCAAAACTGCTGAACTTCCCGGCGCTCGACTGGCACACTATCAGTTCTTGCCCCGGCGCAGTGCTCGTTATGGCAGCCTGCGGCAACCTCTGGCGCCCCAGTTGCAAAACGGTCTTGCCCAGCTGGGCATCAGGCGCCTCTATCAGCATCAGGTTGAAGCGCTCGATCTCTGCCGCCAGGGGAAGAACGTGGTTGTGGCCACTCCCACGGCCACCGGCAAATCACTCATCTATAATCTGGCCCTGTTCGAACTCCTGACCGGGCAAGAAAGAGGCCATGGCCTGTACCTCTTTCCCCTCAAGGCCCTGGCCCAGGACCAACTGCAAGCCTTTCTCTCCGTCAATCAGACCCTCCCCGAGGAGATGCAGCTCAGGGCTGCAATATATGACGGCGATACAGCTCCAACAGAGCGGCGACGCATAAAGAAACAAATGCCGGATCTTATCATTTCCAATCCTGATATGCTCCATCTTGCCCTGCTGCCGTTCCATCAGCAGTGGGAAAAGTTCTTTCGACGGCTCAAACTGGTGGTGCTGGATGAGGTGCATACCTACCGCGGCATTTTTGGCTCGCACATCACCCAGATCTTCAGAAGACTGCAGCGGGTGTGCAGGCTCTACGGGTCCAGACCGCAGTTTATTCTTCTGTCTGCGACCATTGCCAATGCAGCTCAATTCGCCGCCACCCTGACAGGTTTGCCCTTTGCGGCCGTGGATGCCAATGGTGCGCCACAGGCCGGACGGCATTTCTTTTTCGTCAACCCTGAACTCAGCGCCACCACAGTGGCTGGCAGGCTCTTTGTGCATGCCCTGCGGCGAGGGCTCAAGACCATTGCTTTCACTCAAGCTCGCAAGACTACAGAGATTCTTCATATGACAGTAAGCCAAACCGCACCAGAGTTTTCATCGCGGGTGAGTTCCTACCGGGCAGGATTTCTTGCTGAAGAACGGAGACACATTGAACAGGGGCTGGCTAGCGGTCAGGTGGCGGGCGTGATTTCTACCAGCGCTCTGGAGATGGGAATCGACATTGGCGGCCTAGATGTCTGCATACTGGTGGGCTATCCAGGGACCATAATCAACACCTGGCAGCGAAGCGGTCGGGTGGGCCGGGGGGGGCGCGATTCGGTTGTGATTCTGGTGGCGCAAGCCGATGCCCTGGATCAATACTTCATGCGCTATCCTGACGACTTCTTTCGGCGCTCTTTTGAAACGGCTGTGGTCGACCCAGACAATCAACAGGTGGTGGAAGCGCATCTACCCTGTGCAGCGGCAGAACTCCCCATGCGGCTCGACACTGATCTTTACGGAGACAATGGTCCCCTGCGCCAATGCCTGACAAGGCTGGAAAAGCAGGGAAAACTTCTGAGGAGTGCTGCCGGGGACGAATGGTATGCAGCCTCCCGTCGGCCCCATAGAATGGTGGATATTCGGACTGTTGGCAAAGGATATACTATTATTCAGGAGCCGGAAAAGGAGGTGGTTGGGAAAAACGACGGGGTGCGAGTGTTCAAGGAATGCCATCCGGGCGCCGTCTATCTTCACCGCGGGCAGCAATATCTGGTGACCAGACTGGACCTCAAGAGGTGCAATGTCCTGGTGAAGCCCACCAATGTCCGCTATTACACCAGGGCGCTGAGCAGCAAAGATACCCGGATCCTTGCTGTGGAGAGGAGTCGACCCGTGGGCAACTTTCTTGCCCGCTTTGGACGACTGCGCGTTACAGAACAGGTGGTGGAATATGAAAAGCGCAGCCTTTACAGCGGCGAACTTCTTGCCAGGGAACCGCTGGAGCTGCCGCCCCAGAGTTTCGAAACCATGGGGTTCTGGCTGGAAATAGAAGACCTTGTCCAGGAAATGATTCGCCGCCGCAACTTTCATTTCATGGGAGGCATCCACGCCCTGGAACATGCCCTCATCAGTATGTTTCCCCTCTTTGCCCTGTGCGACCGCAATGATATCGGCGGCATTGCCATTCCACTGCACCCGCAATTGCACAAGAGCGCGGTATTCGTCTATGATGGCACCCCCGGAGGGGTGGGGCTGGCGGCGCGGGGCTTCGACATGATCGAGGAACTGCTGCGCAAGACGTCGGATCTGGTAGCTTCCTGCCCCTGCGACAGCGGCTGTCCCTCGTGCATCCATTCACCAAAATGCGGCTCCGGCAACAAGCCTCTGGACAAACAGGCGACCATTCTGCTGTCTCGGATTCTTCTGGATGAACTGCCCTTGCACAGTGAAGTGGGGGAGGAGACGGAAGTGGATTTGCAAATCCAGGCTAGTGAATCACAAGAGGTCGCTGCCAGCGAGCCGGCAATCGCCTGCCTGGATCTGGAAACTCAGAGACTGGCGGATGAGGTTGGCGGCTGGGGCAATATTCACCTGATGCGTCTCGCGGTTGCAGTGCTCTACGACCAGCGCGCCGAGCGCTTCGAAGTGTTCGATGAGCAGAGAGTGGAGCAATTGATAGAACGGCTGAGCCAGTTTGATTTACTAGTGGGCTTCAACATCAAGAGATTCGACTTTCGAGTGCTTGGGGCTTATACTTCGTTTGACCTGCAGCAACTGCCTACTTTTGACATTCTGGAAGACATCTACCAGCGGCTGGGCTTCCGCATTGCCCTTGGCCATCTGGCGGAGCAGACCCTGGGGCAGCCAAAAAGCGCTGACGGCATCCAGGCGGTTCGCTGGTTTCAACAGGGCAATCTGCAGGCGCTCATCAGCTATTGTCAGGAGGATGTCCGCATCACCTGGAGACTCTTTGAATTTGGGCTGCAAAATGGCTACCTGCTCTACACCACCAGGCAGGGGAAGGCTGTACGACTGCCGCTGGACTGGCAACTGGAAACCATTATCAGGCAGGCACAGAACAGCAGAGGCGGAGCAGTGTCCAGTCAATCCCGGTAA